A stretch of the Agrobacterium vitis genome encodes the following:
- a CDS encoding NAD(P)H-dependent oxidoreductase, with amino-acid sequence MHLLTVFSHPFADKYPAAVMDAFHEPFRQAGYSVDILDLHQENFDPRFTREDHAHFWGGPVPDEIAAMHHRVETADRLAFVFPVYWWGMPAMMKGWIERVFTGGWAYQFGAGVEDRGKEPPTSLLGNIPTTLIGIAGSTKRTYDKYGYGEAMKTQIDVGTFAYCGLADVESHLIYDVEGDHNAPNRTEGFVQVREIAKAFLSPERMVKNAKEEHLRAGSHLSRSLGA; translated from the coding sequence ATGCATCTCCTAACTGTTTTTTCGCATCCCTTCGCCGACAAATACCCGGCCGCGGTCATGGACGCCTTCCACGAACCGTTTAGGCAGGCCGGTTACTCGGTGGATATCCTGGATCTTCATCAGGAGAACTTCGATCCTCGCTTCACTCGCGAGGACCACGCCCATTTTTGGGGCGGACCGGTCCCTGACGAAATTGCTGCGATGCATCACAGGGTCGAGACAGCAGATAGGCTCGCCTTTGTATTTCCGGTCTATTGGTGGGGGATGCCGGCGATGATGAAGGGATGGATAGAGCGCGTTTTCACGGGTGGTTGGGCGTATCAATTTGGCGCGGGGGTGGAAGACCGCGGCAAGGAGCCGCCAACGTCCCTTCTCGGAAATATTCCCACGACGTTGATCGGGATAGCAGGCTCGACCAAGCGGACCTACGACAAGTACGGGTATGGTGAGGCAATGAAGACGCAGATCGACGTCGGGACCTTTGCTTACTGCGGCCTAGCGGACGTTGAAAGCCATCTCATCTATGACGTTGAAGGTGATCATAACGCACCGAACCGCACCGAAGGTTTTGTGCAGGTGCGCGAGATTGCAAAGGCGTTCCTATCGCCGGAGCGCATGGTGAAAAACGCCAAAGAAGAACACCTTCGTGCCGGATCACATTTATCGCGTTCGCTCGGCGCTTAA
- a CDS encoding YybH family protein, translated as MPLMVKDIGPTEDVEAIRNQRRGWKDAFVAKNVEQILSYYAPGDELVSYDIMPPLEYSGLDVYRESWKNFFGAFEGSPGMDNKDLQVKCSGDIAFATNLIRLHGKMSGHDVSMWLRETCCMRKIDGKWLLVHDHVSVPMDLSNGMALTGLTPT; from the coding sequence ATGCCACTCATGGTAAAGGACATCGGGCCTACCGAAGATGTCGAGGCAATTCGAAATCAGAGACGGGGTTGGAAGGACGCTTTTGTCGCGAAGAACGTGGAGCAGATTCTTTCTTATTACGCTCCCGGCGACGAACTCGTGTCTTATGACATCATGCCACCTCTGGAATACTCCGGATTAGACGTATATCGCGAAAGCTGGAAGAATTTTTTTGGTGCATTCGAGGGTAGTCCAGGAATGGACAATAAGGACCTTCAGGTTAAATGCTCAGGCGATATCGCCTTCGCAACAAATCTTATCCGCCTACATGGAAAGATGAGTGGCCACGACGTGAGTATGTGGTTGCGCGAAACTTGCTGCATGCGCAAGATCGACGGCAAATGGCTTCTCGTCCACGACCATGTCTCGGTTCCGATGGATCTGAGCAACGGAATGGCACTGACGGGTCTTACGCCAACCTGA
- a CDS encoding LysR family transcriptional regulator, translating into MQKSNTAGYGHIDLRALKFLALVLETRSVTLAGEELGLSQPAASRLLSQLRRALGDDPLVVRASGRYVLTERATAALPVLGNLLSIAELMFSAGSFDPGSSRKTFRVATTDYGAAVVLAPLASKIAEHAPGVSLDVHHFSGATFTDLEEGRLDFALYTDASLAAGFQKQHLFEESFACVVRDDHPILDYRDTEGQVPLQMLMELPRVLLTYPDGVRRAVDDPLTDLGDQSQFGSFLTPYFLAGPMLVRKSEHVLCMGKRVAMLIAETARVQVIDFPPAGNFAYCLIWHDRTDLDPASMWLRKQLRALRF; encoded by the coding sequence ATGCAAAAATCAAATACGGCAGGCTACGGTCACATTGATCTCCGGGCGTTGAAATTTCTCGCGTTAGTGCTGGAGACCCGTAGCGTCACCCTCGCTGGTGAAGAACTCGGGCTAAGCCAGCCGGCTGCCAGTCGGCTGCTTAGTCAACTGCGCCGAGCGCTGGGCGATGATCCGCTGGTTGTGCGCGCGTCGGGTCGATATGTCCTAACGGAGCGGGCAACGGCCGCGCTTCCTGTGCTGGGTAATCTTCTATCAATCGCGGAACTGATGTTTTCTGCCGGCAGCTTCGACCCCGGTTCGTCAAGAAAGACGTTCAGGGTCGCGACAACCGACTATGGCGCGGCCGTCGTGCTGGCTCCCTTGGCGAGCAAAATCGCCGAGCATGCCCCCGGCGTTTCTTTAGACGTCCATCATTTCAGTGGCGCAACCTTCACTGACTTAGAGGAAGGAAGACTCGACTTCGCCCTCTACACAGATGCTTCTTTGGCGGCCGGCTTCCAGAAGCAGCATCTCTTTGAGGAGAGTTTCGCATGCGTTGTTCGGGATGATCATCCCATATTGGATTACCGTGACACGGAGGGACAAGTTCCGTTACAAATGCTGATGGAGCTGCCGCGGGTCCTGCTTACCTACCCCGATGGCGTCCGACGCGCCGTTGACGATCCGCTGACCGACCTTGGTGACCAATCGCAGTTCGGATCGTTCCTCACGCCCTATTTTCTGGCCGGGCCAATGCTTGTTAGAAAGTCAGAGCATGTATTATGCATGGGAAAACGTGTGGCAATGCTCATTGCGGAAACAGCCCGGGTTCAGGTTATCGATTTTCCCCCTGCCGGCAATTTTGCTTATTGCCTCATCTGGCATGATCGCACCGACCTTGACCCAGCTTCTATGTGGCTTCGCAAGCAATTACGCGCGCTTCGTTTCTGA
- a CDS encoding SDR family oxidoreductase: MDLGIKSKQALVLASSRGLGHGVAIALAREGANVLLCGRSADDLAQNCAQINSEGEGHADWFQADLSEERFVSVAAGAVAQGGKPIDILVNNTGGPTSGSAEAMTAEQLQLFFMSMVVRVIDLTNRLLPDMKKKGWGRVLTLASSGVIEPINSLALSNTLRPALVGWSKTLATEVADQGITSNVLLPGAILTARINQLNEAAAKRTGKPVEDVRANSEKQIPVGRYGRVDEFASVAAFLCSNQASYITGSIVRCDGGATRSI; encoded by the coding sequence ATGGACCTTGGCATCAAAAGCAAGCAGGCATTGGTACTCGCTTCATCGCGTGGCCTAGGCCACGGCGTCGCCATTGCGCTTGCGAGGGAGGGAGCAAATGTCTTGCTTTGCGGCCGAAGTGCCGACGATCTGGCTCAAAACTGTGCCCAAATAAACTCGGAAGGTGAGGGACACGCAGATTGGTTTCAGGCCGATCTGAGCGAAGAGCGTTTCGTTTCGGTCGCTGCGGGCGCCGTTGCGCAGGGCGGTAAACCGATTGACATCCTTGTCAACAACACAGGTGGACCGACCTCAGGGTCTGCCGAAGCGATGACCGCTGAACAGCTTCAACTTTTTTTCATGTCCATGGTGGTTCGCGTCATCGATCTGACAAACAGATTGTTGCCAGACATGAAGAAGAAAGGATGGGGTAGGGTCCTGACGCTTGCGTCATCCGGGGTCATCGAGCCGATCAACAGTTTGGCGCTTTCCAATACATTGCGTCCGGCGCTCGTCGGTTGGAGTAAAACACTGGCCACCGAGGTCGCGGACCAGGGGATCACCAGCAATGTTCTCCTTCCTGGCGCAATACTGACGGCGCGAATAAATCAGCTGAACGAAGCAGCTGCCAAGCGGACCGGCAAGCCTGTCGAGGACGTTCGAGCAAATTCCGAAAAGCAAATTCCTGTCGGCCGATACGGGCGTGTTGATGAGTTCGCATCGGTGGCGGCGTTTCTTTGCAGCAACCAGGCCAGCTACATTACGGGCTCGATCGTGCGTTGCGATGGCGGTGCTACCAGGTCGATCTAG
- a CDS encoding UPF0262 family protein, producing the protein MTETLNRLCAVQVEHDGTRANRGVVIEQAAAIADLVEESYFELVDRESGPYCLVISTRGGRLTFHVSDARGTPIVSHFMSAGPLRRAIRDYVAMCEVHYEAAANGDARRLETLDMGRRATHDEASQLLRERLGSKVRIDLGTARRLFTIIAAAQLEKILI; encoded by the coding sequence ATGACCGAAACCTTGAACCGGCTTTGTGCAGTTCAGGTTGAGCATGACGGCACGAGGGCGAACCGCGGCGTTGTCATTGAACAGGCCGCAGCCATCGCGGATCTTGTCGAGGAAAGCTATTTCGAACTGGTCGACCGCGAGTCTGGACCTTATTGTCTCGTCATTTCGACACGGGGTGGCAGACTTACATTTCATGTGTCCGATGCTCGCGGTACTCCCATTGTTTCACATTTCATGTCAGCCGGTCCGCTGCGTCGGGCCATCCGCGATTACGTAGCGATGTGCGAAGTACACTATGAAGCTGCAGCAAACGGAGACGCGCGGCGTCTCGAGACCCTCGATATGGGGCGGCGAGCGACACATGATGAAGCTTCTCAACTCCTGAGGGAGCGGCTCGGGTCGAAGGTGCGGATCGACCTGGGCACTGCACGCCGGCTGTTCACAATCATAGCTGCAGCCCAATTGGAAAAAATTTTGATTTAG
- a CDS encoding helix-turn-helix domain-containing protein, with the protein MDRHGVYIGPRLRRLRRDLGLTQVHMASDLEISPSYIALMERNQRPVTAEMLLRLAKTYKIDFSELSDGSGRDTVARLQSVVRDPILSDVDFDALEIGDVASSFPGFAEALLRLHLAYKEAQFALADVNERSSSDASDGTNDPVAAVRSFLSTRRNCFPVLDTAAEKLAVKVGETGGLVCYLKQHHNLRVRRMPSSVMAGSLRRLDWHRKEILLSDTLDGASQNFQLAQQLAYLEFEEDIKLALAEGQFPNENSLRLGHRALAAYCAAALLMPYATFARAAETRGYDIESIARQFGTSFEQTAHRMTTLQKPGQEHVPFFFIRVDAAGNVSKRLNSGTFPFARHGGGCPLWSVYQVFSAPRRVVTQWLELPDGQRFFSIARTVSSGGGAYGQPHVERAVALVCEANHADRLVYNRNRSSNEIPTPIGIGCRLCHRIECPARSEPPIGRQILADTFRRMDAPFGFSDA; encoded by the coding sequence ATGGATCGGCATGGAGTTTATATAGGACCACGTTTGAGGCGTCTCCGACGCGACCTTGGTCTGACGCAAGTTCACATGGCGTCGGATCTGGAAATTTCGCCCTCCTACATCGCTCTCATGGAGCGCAATCAGCGTCCCGTGACGGCGGAGATGCTTCTGCGCCTAGCGAAAACCTATAAGATCGATTTCTCGGAACTTTCCGACGGTTCTGGTCGCGACACGGTCGCTCGCCTGCAATCGGTCGTACGGGACCCGATTCTAAGCGACGTTGACTTCGACGCTCTCGAGATCGGCGACGTGGCCAGCAGCTTCCCTGGATTTGCGGAAGCACTGCTAAGATTGCACCTGGCTTATAAGGAAGCGCAATTTGCTCTGGCCGACGTCAACGAAAGGTCCTCCAGTGATGCGTCCGACGGCACAAATGATCCTGTAGCTGCCGTTCGGAGCTTTTTGTCAACAAGGCGCAATTGCTTTCCCGTTCTCGATACGGCGGCGGAAAAGCTCGCCGTCAAGGTGGGCGAGACGGGCGGTCTTGTCTGCTACCTAAAGCAACATCACAATCTCCGAGTCAGACGAATGCCATCGAGCGTCATGGCCGGCTCCCTCCGCAGGCTGGACTGGCATCGGAAGGAAATCCTGCTCAGCGACACGCTCGATGGTGCCAGTCAAAATTTTCAGCTTGCGCAGCAACTTGCCTATCTAGAGTTCGAAGAGGATATCAAGCTAGCCCTCGCAGAAGGCCAGTTTCCGAACGAGAATTCGCTACGACTAGGACATCGTGCTCTGGCCGCATATTGCGCGGCGGCCTTGCTGATGCCCTATGCCACATTTGCCCGTGCCGCTGAGACACGTGGGTATGATATCGAATCCATCGCACGGCAATTTGGTACGAGTTTTGAGCAGACGGCCCACCGGATGACGACTCTTCAGAAGCCGGGTCAGGAACACGTACCTTTCTTCTTTATTCGCGTCGATGCCGCAGGCAATGTCTCGAAACGCCTGAACAGTGGCACCTTTCCATTTGCGCGGCATGGCGGCGGCTGCCCTCTCTGGAGCGTTTATCAAGTATTCTCGGCGCCGCGACGGGTCGTCACGCAATGGCTCGAACTCCCCGATGGGCAGCGCTTCTTTTCGATCGCCCGAACTGTAAGTTCCGGTGGCGGGGCCTACGGCCAGCCCCATGTGGAACGAGCCGTCGCCTTGGTGTGCGAGGCTAACCATGCTGACCGGCTCGTCTACAATCGCAATCGCTCATCGAACGAGATTCCCACCCCTATCGGGATCGGTTGCCGCCTCTGTCACCGCATCGAATGCCCGGCCCGATCGGAGCCGCCGATCGGGCGTCAAATCTTAGCCGATACCTTCCGTCGAATGGATGCGCCGTTTGGTTTCTCGGACGCCTAG
- a CDS encoding alpha/beta hydrolase family protein, protein MPRTESEIGQVLKNIAQHWAHPMRSPLLKTPGDYGVEFESVSFPSQDGVPLEAWYIPSAGSKKLVICNHPMSFNRYGFPSHLEPWRSMGALGGNDFEVDYVSDYKILHDAGYNVLTYDERNFGMSGGANGGLNSGGRFEARDVVGSMNYARTRRDLKGMTIGLFSKCNGANATLFAAHSQPQEFEDVRCMVACQPLSVGVVNARILEIMGLGDRWGQLDDEIFLAASIRFNDMRPPEWAKSVRTPTYVLQVKDDMLTRQNDVQSFFDNIPIPEKRLHWVEGTTARWDGYLEFQRRPEPILHWFRTYL, encoded by the coding sequence ATTCCACGGACCGAGTCAGAGATCGGCCAGGTTCTCAAGAATATCGCGCAGCACTGGGCGCATCCAATGCGCTCACCCCTGCTCAAGACACCCGGTGACTACGGCGTCGAATTCGAAAGCGTGAGCTTTCCCTCCCAGGACGGCGTGCCGCTCGAAGCGTGGTACATACCCTCTGCCGGTTCGAAAAAGCTTGTGATCTGCAATCATCCAATGTCGTTTAACCGCTATGGTTTTCCTTCTCACCTTGAGCCTTGGCGTTCCATGGGCGCGCTCGGGGGGAACGATTTTGAGGTCGACTATGTCTCCGACTACAAGATCCTTCATGATGCCGGATATAATGTTCTGACTTACGACGAGCGGAACTTTGGCATGAGCGGCGGGGCGAATGGTGGGTTAAACAGCGGCGGCCGCTTCGAGGCCCGCGATGTGGTCGGTTCAATGAACTATGCTCGCACTCGCCGTGACCTCAAAGGCATGACTATCGGTTTGTTTTCAAAGTGCAATGGAGCGAATGCAACGCTTTTTGCGGCGCATAGCCAGCCGCAAGAGTTCGAAGACGTCCGCTGCATGGTGGCATGTCAGCCGCTTTCCGTCGGCGTCGTCAACGCTCGCATCCTGGAAATAATGGGCCTTGGTGATCGTTGGGGTCAATTGGATGATGAGATATTCCTGGCGGCGAGCATTCGTTTTAACGACATGAGGCCGCCGGAATGGGCAAAGAGCGTCAGAACGCCGACCTATGTGCTCCAGGTTAAAGACGACATGCTGACCCGTCAGAACGACGTGCAGTCATTTTTTGACAATATTCCGATCCCCGAAAAACGGCTACACTGGGTCGAGGGTACCACGGCCCGATGGGATGGCTATCTCGAGTTTCAGCGGCGCCCAGAGCCGATTTTGCATTGGTTCCGGACCTACCTTTGA
- a CDS encoding electron transfer flavoprotein-ubiquinone oxidoreductase gives MTDVLEVPEREAMEFDVVIVGAGPAGLSAAIRLKQVNPDLSVVVLEKGAEVGAHILSGAVVDPIGIDRLLPGWRAEEGHPFKTEVKDDQFLLLGPAGSIRLPNFLMPPLMNNHGNYIVSLGLVCRWLAEKAEALGVEIYPGFAATEVLYNEQGAVIGVATGDMGVEKNGEPGPNFAHGMELLGKYTLIGEGVRGSLAKQLISKFDLSKDREPQKFGLGIKELWQVKPENHKQGLVQHSFGWPLGMKTGGGSFLYHLEDNLVAVGFVVHLNYKNPYLYPFEEFQRFKTHPAIRGTFEGGKRLTYGARAITEGGYQSVPKLTFPGGALIGCSAGFVNVPRIKGSHNALLSGILAAEKLSDAIAAGRANDEVIEIENGWRDSAIGQDLKRVRNVKPLWSKLGTAAGVALGGLDMWTNTLFGFSFFGTLKHGKTDAQSLEPASMHTPIAYPKPDGVLTFDRLSSVFLSNTNHEENEPVHLKVKDMALQKSSEHDIYAGPSTRYCPAGVYEWVEKDGEDVFVINAQNCVHCKTCDIKDPNQNINWVPPQGGEGPVYPTM, from the coding sequence ATGACTGACGTTTTAGAAGTACCTGAACGCGAGGCAATGGAATTCGACGTTGTGATCGTCGGGGCCGGGCCGGCCGGTCTGTCTGCGGCGATCCGGCTGAAACAGGTCAATCCGGATCTGTCCGTCGTCGTCCTGGAAAAGGGGGCCGAGGTCGGCGCGCATATCCTGTCGGGTGCGGTGGTCGATCCGATCGGCATCGACCGGCTCTTGCCGGGCTGGCGCGCGGAGGAGGGGCATCCCTTCAAGACCGAGGTCAAGGACGACCAGTTCCTGCTGCTCGGCCCCGCCGGTTCGATCCGCCTGCCGAACTTTTTAATGCCGCCGCTGATGAACAATCACGGCAATTACATCGTCTCGCTTGGCCTCGTCTGTCGGTGGCTGGCCGAAAAGGCCGAGGCGCTCGGCGTCGAGATCTATCCCGGCTTTGCCGCAACCGAAGTGCTTTACAACGAGCAAGGCGCCGTCATCGGTGTTGCCACCGGCGACATGGGCGTCGAGAAGAATGGCGAACCGGGTCCAAACTTTGCCCACGGCATGGAGCTTCTTGGAAAATACACGCTGATCGGCGAGGGCGTGCGCGGCTCGCTCGCCAAGCAGCTGATCTCGAAATTCGATCTCTCGAAGGATCGCGAGCCGCAAAAATTCGGGCTCGGCATCAAGGAACTGTGGCAGGTCAAGCCCGAGAACCACAAACAGGGTCTCGTCCAGCATTCGTTCGGCTGGCCGCTCGGTATGAAGACCGGCGGCGGTTCGTTCCTCTATCATCTGGAAGACAATCTGGTTGCCGTCGGTTTCGTCGTGCATCTCAACTACAAGAACCCCTATCTCTATCCGTTCGAGGAGTTCCAGCGTTTCAAGACGCATCCGGCCATTCGCGGCACCTTCGAAGGCGGCAAGCGGCTGACCTATGGCGCCCGCGCCATCACCGAGGGCGGCTACCAGTCGGTGCCGAAGCTGACCTTCCCGGGCGGCGCGCTGATCGGCTGTTCGGCCGGCTTCGTCAATGTGCCGCGCATCAAGGGTAGCCACAACGCGCTCCTGTCCGGCATCCTCGCGGCCGAAAAACTGTCGGATGCGATTGCGGCCGGTCGCGCCAATGACGAGGTCATCGAGATCGAGAACGGCTGGCGCGACAGCGCCATCGGCCAGGACCTGAAGCGAGTGCGCAACGTCAAGCCGCTGTGGTCGAAGCTCGGCACGGCGGCCGGCGTGGCGCTTGGCGGTCTCGACATGTGGACCAACACCTTGTTCGGTTTCTCCTTCTTCGGCACGCTGAAGCACGGCAAGACCGACGCCCAGTCGCTGGAGCCGGCGTCGATGCACACGCCGATCGCCTATCCCAAGCCGGATGGCGTGCTCACCTTCGACCGTCTCTCCTCGGTGTTCCTGTCGAACACCAATCACGAGGAGAACGAGCCGGTGCACCTGAAGGTCAAGGACATGGCCCTGCAGAAGTCGTCCGAACACGACATCTATGCTGGCCCATCGACCCGCTACTGTCCTGCAGGCGTCTATGAATGGGTGGAAAAGGACGGCGAGGATGTCTTCGTCATCAACGCCCAGAACTGCGTCCACTGCAAGACCTGCGACATCAAGGACCCCAACCAGAACATCAACTGGGTGCCGCCGCAGGGCGGCGAAGGGCCGGTCTATCCAACCATGTAG
- a CDS encoding TetR/AcrR family transcriptional regulator: MNIKSRIVSSAERMFDHHGFAATGVDRLTEAAQVSSRTFYKHAGSKTALIAAVLGERCRRFFNEMNVLSVDELFVALETWTNALGARGCLFLRAERETGGEVPEVSEAVADYRKRLSILINHLVEAQVGSGRHALAEQILVLFEGATSAAAYRGTSAIRAARFAATILIENATLGRSGAS, encoded by the coding sequence ATGAACATAAAATCCCGAATCGTCTCCAGTGCGGAACGCATGTTCGATCATCACGGCTTCGCCGCAACCGGGGTGGACCGGTTGACAGAGGCTGCGCAGGTCTCCAGCAGGACGTTCTATAAACACGCGGGCAGCAAGACAGCGCTCATCGCGGCAGTTCTCGGTGAACGATGCCGCCGCTTTTTCAACGAAATGAATGTGCTGTCCGTGGATGAGCTATTTGTTGCGCTCGAAACCTGGACGAATGCCCTGGGAGCCCGGGGATGTCTTTTTCTGCGCGCCGAGCGTGAGACGGGCGGGGAAGTTCCCGAAGTTTCGGAAGCAGTTGCGGATTATAGGAAAAGGCTCAGCATTCTTATCAACCATCTTGTAGAGGCTCAGGTCGGTAGCGGGCGCCACGCGCTCGCCGAGCAGATCCTCGTGCTGTTCGAAGGTGCGACCTCCGCTGCAGCTTATCGCGGAACGAGTGCCATCCGGGCAGCGCGCTTCGCAGCCACCATACTCATCGAAAACGCAACGCTCGGACGCAGCGGTGCCAGCTAG
- the arsK gene encoding arsenite efflux MFS transporter ArsK, with product MTSCGNCYGRDPEFISKVAVMCLGITQIIGYGTLYYSFGILAPAMAHDFGLSVEWMFGALSVALLVGGLSSPWLGQLIDRFGAGRIMTAGSFAAAAALIAGALSPGRSFFIVALIGIEVAANFVLYGAAFSLLVQIHAIKAQRNITFLTLMAGFASTIFWPLTTSLSAHFSWQQIYLIFAALNFFICCPIHFALARMAQRERAKEDGFREVSVPGSLMGDARPAGFVLMVSGLCLLSLMSAAILVHMVPMLSDLGLGSMAALVGSLFGPAQVCSRFANMAIRRDISPLLLAILAAVLMAGSVGVLGLTAPSPVGAMTFAVLFGCGNGLFSVIAGTLPLALFGSEGYGRRQGRIMSARLIVSAMAPFAFALLLGIVGPSTTLAITASLGGAAAFSFFHITRVGVKGVG from the coding sequence ATGACTTCTTGTGGGAATTGTTACGGTCGAGATCCCGAATTTATATCCAAAGTGGCAGTCATGTGCCTCGGAATTACGCAAATTATAGGGTACGGCACCCTATACTATTCGTTCGGGATACTCGCGCCTGCCATGGCGCATGATTTCGGTCTCTCCGTCGAATGGATGTTCGGGGCTCTTTCGGTAGCCCTGCTGGTGGGCGGTCTTTCTTCGCCATGGCTTGGTCAATTGATAGACCGCTTCGGCGCGGGGCGGATCATGACGGCGGGTTCGTTCGCCGCAGCGGCGGCTCTGATTGCTGGAGCCCTTTCGCCGGGTCGATCGTTCTTCATCGTCGCGCTGATAGGTATCGAAGTGGCTGCAAATTTTGTACTCTACGGCGCAGCCTTCTCCCTTCTGGTGCAAATTCATGCGATCAAGGCTCAGCGCAACATTACCTTTTTGACTCTGATGGCTGGTTTCGCCTCTACGATATTTTGGCCGCTCACGACTAGCTTGAGCGCCCACTTTTCCTGGCAGCAGATCTACCTCATTTTCGCCGCGCTGAATTTCTTCATTTGTTGTCCAATTCATTTTGCCTTAGCGCGGATGGCGCAAAGGGAACGGGCGAAAGAAGACGGATTCCGGGAGGTCAGCGTGCCGGGTTCGCTTATGGGGGATGCACGACCGGCCGGGTTCGTTCTCATGGTATCCGGACTTTGCTTGCTTTCGCTTATGTCAGCGGCGATCCTAGTACATATGGTTCCGATGCTTTCGGATCTTGGTCTTGGATCGATGGCCGCACTTGTAGGCTCTTTATTTGGGCCTGCTCAAGTCTGCAGCCGCTTTGCAAATATGGCGATTCGACGCGATATCAGCCCTCTTCTTCTGGCGATCCTTGCTGCCGTGCTCATGGCCGGATCGGTCGGGGTGCTTGGTTTGACCGCCCCCTCTCCAGTTGGGGCGATGACCTTCGCCGTCTTATTTGGTTGTGGCAATGGACTGTTCAGCGTCATCGCAGGAACCTTGCCTCTTGCACTTTTCGGAAGCGAAGGCTACGGCCGCCGCCAAGGCAGGATCATGTCTGCGCGACTCATAGTTTCGGCTATGGCGCCGTTTGCTTTCGCGCTTTTGCTCGGCATTGTAGGTCCCTCGACAACACTTGCGATCACTGCGTCACTGGGGGGAGCGGCCGCGTTTAGTTTCTTCCACATCACACGTGTGGGAGTGAAAGGAGTTGGCTAA
- a CDS encoding isocitrate lyase yields the protein MSYKNQVENAATIIKSNWTGVNAEAVARMRLQNRFQTGLDIARYTATIMRKDMEAYDADPSKYTQSLGCWHGFIGQQKLISIKKHFKTTDRRYLYLSGWMVAALRSEFGPLPDQSMHEKTSVPALIEELYTFLRQADARELGMMFRDADAARNANDRVKEQQILDAVDNYQTHVVPVIADIDAGFGNAEATYLLAKKMIEAGACALQIENQVSDEKQCGHQDGKVTVPHEDFVAKIRACRYAFLELGIPDGVIVARTDSLGAGLTKQIAFSKEPGDIGDLYNSFLDCEDVDDLSSLNGDVIINRDGKLMRPKRLASNLYQFREGTGADRCVLDGINSLQNGADLLWIETEKPHIEQIADMVDRIREVIPNAKLVYNNSPSFNWTLNFRQQIFDAWQKAGKDVSDYDRARLMSVDYDVSDLALEADDKIRTFQRDAAKRAGIFHHLITLPTYHTAALSTDNLAKEYFGDAGMLGYVANVQRKEIREGIACVKHQNMAGSDLGDDHKEYFAGEAALKAGGSHNTMNQFAA from the coding sequence ATGTCGTATAAGAACCAAGTCGAGAATGCAGCCACGATCATCAAGAGCAACTGGACGGGCGTCAATGCCGAAGCCGTGGCACGTATGCGGCTTCAGAACAGATTCCAAACGGGTTTGGATATTGCTCGATATACCGCAACGATTATGCGCAAGGATATGGAGGCCTACGATGCCGATCCTTCGAAATACACCCAGTCGCTCGGCTGCTGGCACGGCTTCATCGGGCAGCAGAAACTGATCTCAATCAAGAAGCATTTTAAAACAACCGACCGCCGCTACCTGTATTTGTCGGGGTGGATGGTTGCCGCCTTGCGCTCGGAATTTGGGCCGCTTCCGGACCAGTCGATGCACGAAAAGACGAGTGTCCCGGCGCTGATCGAGGAACTTTACACCTTCCTTCGCCAGGCGGACGCCCGAGAACTCGGCATGATGTTTCGCGACGCGGACGCGGCGCGGAACGCCAACGACCGGGTTAAGGAGCAGCAGATCCTTGATGCCGTCGACAACTATCAAACGCATGTTGTTCCGGTTATCGCCGACATCGATGCTGGTTTCGGCAACGCGGAGGCCACGTACCTCCTCGCCAAGAAGATGATCGAAGCTGGTGCCTGCGCTCTGCAGATCGAGAACCAGGTTTCCGACGAGAAACAATGCGGCCATCAAGACGGCAAGGTCACCGTTCCACATGAGGATTTCGTCGCAAAGATCCGCGCCTGCCGTTATGCCTTCCTTGAACTCGGCATCCCCGATGGTGTGATCGTCGCGCGCACCGACTCGCTCGGCGCCGGTCTAACCAAGCAGATTGCCTTCAGCAAGGAGCCGGGCGATATCGGTGACCTCTACAATTCCTTCCTGGATTGCGAGGACGTCGACGATCTTTCAAGCCTAAACGGCGATGTTATCATCAACCGCGACGGCAAACTCATGCGTCCAAAGCGTTTGGCATCTAATCTCTACCAGTTCCGCGAAGGGACGGGAGCTGACCGTTGCGTCCTTGACGGTATCAACTCGTTACAGAACGGAGCCGACCTATTGTGGATCGAAACAGAAAAGCCGCATATCGAGCAGATTGCCGACATGGTCGATCGTATCCGCGAAGTCATTCCGAACGCCAAGCTCGTCTACAACAATTCGCCATCCTTCAACTGGACGCTGAATTTCCGCCAGCAGATCTTCGACGCCTGGCAGAAGGCCGGCAAGGACGTCTCGGACTATGATCGCGCCAGGTTGATGAGCGTCGATTACGATGTTTCGGACCTTGCTCTCGAAGCGGATGACAAAATCCGTACCTTCCAGCGCGATGCAGCCAAGCGCGCTGGAATCTTCCATCATCTGATTACGCTGCCGACCTATCATACGGCCGCTTTGTCAACCGACAATCTCGCCAAGGAATATTTTGGTGATGCGGGAATGCTCGGCTATGTCGCAAACGTCCAGCGCAAGGAAATCCGCGAGGGTATTGCCTGCGTCAAGCACCAGAACATGGCCGGCTCCGATCTCGGCGACGACCATAAGGAATACTTCGCCGGCGAAGCCGCTCTCAAGGCCGGCGGCAGCCACAACACAATGAACCAGTTCGCCGCCTGA